A region of the Hyperolius riggenbachi isolate aHypRig1 chromosome 9, aHypRig1.pri, whole genome shotgun sequence genome:
TGTGTTCTAAAAATATAGAGCACGTTACAATTTCAGAAAGTCCACAGGGGCCACAATTGCATTTTCACATAAACGGGAAGTAAATTTCCACCACAGGTCTCCCAGCAGATGTATGCTCACTAACACATCAGTGAGGCAATCCACCACCTCAGGCCAAGAAGTGAGCACTCACCCTTCTGAAATGACTCTCagcagtgcagtcagttgcccatagacattgcctgatgagtgctaatgactaaatagagtgcacctgtatgtaatctaatgtcagtacaaatacagatgctctgtgacggcttcagaggttgtctaagagaatattgggagcaacaacaccatgaagtccaaagaacacaccagacaggtcagggataaagttattgagaaatttaaagcaggcttaggctacaaaaagacttccaaagtcatgaacatcccacggagcactgttcaagcgatcattcagaaatggaaggagtatggcacaactgtaaacctatcaagacaaggccatctacctaaactcacaggccgaacaaggagagcgctgatcagaaatgcagtcaagaggctcatggtgactctggacgagctgcagagatctacagctcaggtggggtaacctgtccataggacaactattagtcgtgcactgcacaaaattggcattttatggaagagtggcaagaagaaagccattgttaacagaaaagcataagaagtcccgtttgcagtttgccacaagccgtgtgtgtgtggtggggggggggggggggggcgggaggggacagcaaacatgtggaagaaggtgctctcgtcagatgagaccaaaattgaactttttggctaaaatgcaaaacgttatgtgtggtggaaaactaacactgcacatcactctgaacacaccatcctcactgtcaaatatggtggtggcagcatcatgctctgggggtgcttctcttcagcagggacagggaagctggtcagagttgatgggaagatggatggagccaaatacagggcaatcttggaagaaaacctcttggagtctgcaaaagacttgagactggggtggaggttcaccttccagcaggacaacgaccctaaacataaagccagggcaacaacggaatgatttaaaacaaaacatatctgtgtgttagaatggcccagtcaatgtccagatctaaatccaatcgaaaatctgtggaaagatctgaaaactgctgttcacaaacactgtccatctaatctgactgagctggagctgttttgctaagaagaatgggcaagtatttcagcctctagatgtgcagagctggtagagacataccctaaaagactggcagctgtaatttcagcaaaaggtggttctacaaagtattgactcagggggctgaataattacgcacaccccactttgcagttattttttttttttaatgtttggaatcatgtatgattttcgtttcacttctcatgtgtacaccactttgtattggtcgttcatgtggaattccaataagattgattcatgtttgtggcagtaatatgacaaaatgtggaaaacttcaagggggccgaatatttttgcaaaccactgtttttcttctgtccagtgcaagagtttaggtccactttaaaacagaaggtatttgtgattattcaggttagagtgagcatctcaggtgtcccacaatgcatcacttccgaatatgcaaatcatctttgttgtccctgatagctaaaccgaAAAaacccgaaacagtctgtatacatGTTGGAGTAGTGTGCTCTGTAATATGaacaagctaacacatcattgcagcggttctggaggtgtgtttaactaTCAGGGACATCAaacagatgatttgcatattcagcagtgatgcattgtgggacacctcagaactcactccaacctgaataatcacaaatactttcggttttaagaaggcaaacctatGATTTGTAGGAGATGGATGGCTGAACTGTTACATGTATTATGTGCATTGTACTGCCCAGGATCACTGCAGCTCTACAGAACAAAATGTAGGACTGGAACTGCTAACCAGCAGTATTTCTATTAGCCCTGAGACTGCTATTTTTTCAGAGCTGTTATGTGCTTCCATTTAAGTCTCAGACTGCTTTTTGTAAGCTTGTGGAGGTGTGAAGAGTGTGATGATGTGATCACATTAGCCTTCTTCTGCAGGGTATGGTGCAGAGGCACTGCCATTCAAAACCACTGCATCATAAGAGGCTTGGTTTTGCCAAGATTTTAAGTTAGTAGAGATAACCTTTTCTCTTTAAATGTGTATAGTTTATGTCTATATACAGCAtatcgggcagcacggtggcctagtggttagcgctctcgccttggctgggttcgaatcccagccaggtcaacatctgcaaggagtttgtatgttctccccgtgtctgtgtgtttCCTCCTGACAcctcggtttcctcccatatcccaaaacatagagataagttaattggcttccccctacattGGCCCAGACTATGATACGTACACTACAAAattcatacatagacacatgactatggtagggactagattgtgagcctctctgagggactgttagtggcaaaacaatatactctgtacagagctgcataatatgttggtactatataaataaaaataaaatatctgtccacctgcattccggcaactgtGCATTAAGCAGACTGATATCTCTGGTCCTTATGCTTCATTTTTATATAGGCAGGCTTCCTGATGAACTATGCAAATTGAAGAAGCTGGAGAATTTGCAGTTAAGTGCTAACCAGATCACCCGCCTCCCGCCAGACTTTGGTCAACTTTCCGCCTTGAAGACCCTCAACCTGTCCGGGAACCAGCTACGCGCTATGCCCCCCCAGCTCTGCAGCCTACGTCATCTGGATGTGGTGGACCTGTCCAAAAATAAGATTCAATCCATTCCTGATGAGGTGTCTGGTGTGCAAGCCATAGAGATTAACTTCAACCAGAACCAGGTCAGTAATGCAGAAGGATCTGATGATGCCCTGTGAAGGTCCAGGGACAAGGTACACAAGTCTATGACTCGGACGCTCCATTCAGGGTATGATTTTACTCAGCAACTTGTAATGAAAGAAGTTGCAATACTTCCATTTGGAAAAATGATACATACCGATTACAACTCCAGCTAGGAGGTGCACAACAAAAGTTCCTTTGCAACTACTCTTACATGATGCTCCGTGTTTACAATTTCATATGTTGTACCTGGgacctatttaaccacttgcggacCATGGTACTTGAAATCTATtccctgtttgtggctgcttattcctgccagggcatagatttcaattctgcgcttgcacagactGCGGCTCCCGCCGATCTGTCCCTTGCGGCAGGCCCCTTGCTCTGCCGTCACTATGTCAGCAgaactctgtgagccagtcaggagacaATTTGATTGCCTCCTGACCCTgttatcactgtgagccaatcccattaatgacatggtcaggagccaatgacgtAGGCTCCTGATCGGCTcatagagctctgccgtcatagagacagcagagcgagGGGCCTGCGGCAATGGGAGAGCGGGCGGGTCCATGTGGCGTTTCGTCGGTAAGCCCCGTTTattttttgtaccagcagtctctggggccaaagaccgctggtactgaagtggttaaacagcattCTTATACACCGTGAATGTGGATCCTGGGAAATCTGTACTTAAAGGGGAGCTCCCAGCTGACTGAACGTTTGTCGTGACAAACATCAGTAACTCGGGCATTATCTTTGCTTAATTTCAATTCTGTTGTGAATTCAAACCTTTAACTTGTCTATTTTTGTGTCAGATATCTCAGATCTCAGCCCAGGTTTCTCAGTGTCCACGTCTCAAGGTGCTGCGGCTGGAGGAGAACTGTCTGGAGATCAGCATGTTACCCCAGAGCATCCTCAGCGATTCGCagatctcccttctggctgtggaGGGGAACCTGTTTGAAATAAAAAATCTGCGGGACCTGGAGGGCTATGACAAGGTTAGTGATTGCAGGGAGGAAGTGGGCACCTGCTTCTGAACAAATATATGGACCCAAGTGAAATAAAATCGCTCCAATAACTGAGTTATAATGATTAACAGCAATTTCTTGCCTTTTAAAAGGAActtgaggtgtgagacctatggaagctgccatatttatttccttttaaacaataccagttgcctggcagtgttgCTGATCTTTGtgatcagtagggtctaaatcacacacctaaaacaagcaggcGGCtgctcttgtcagatttgtcatagacatctgatctgcttacttgctctgggtctatggctaaaagtattggagacagaggttcagcagtacagccaggcaatgtgcatggtttaaacatgtcagcctccatatcgctctcaccgcgggtttcctttaagaattttttttctttgctcagCCACTTTGATAGAGGCTAATTGATATTCTATTgtcaccttaaaggaccactgtcatgaaaCGCAGCATATCCAGCACAAGTGTTTTAGCAGGCTCATAAAGAGTAATGTTAACGTGTGCAATTTTTGAAAATGCTTTCATGTTAAAATACATCTGCTACATAAAACTTTCCTATTTCCAAGCTCTGGTGTTGGAGATGGGATGTACTAAAGCTGTAGGGGAGAATCGTCAGCTTGCCACACAGCTTCTCCCCCAGCGTCACTCAGCTCTTCCCAGCAGTGAGGGCTGAACTGTGTTCAGGAACACTGCAGAGCTCAGGTTATGCTGGCGTCATTTGTTGCTGATAGCCTGTAGAGGGGACCTTCATGTCACATCTCTACAGGTATTGCTGGGGCAGCTGCAGAGTGAGAACTCGTTTCCATAtgtgcactttaaagagaacctgtaacaaaaaagagttcccctagggggtacttacctctggagggagaagcctcagggtcccaatgaggcttcccctgtagctgcaggcaatccagcgctggctcccccgaagtgtcccggaatcctccctcgacaagcctgacaagcgctcatttatttacctttcctggctccagcgggggcgctgttgcggctctccgcacggagataggcgaaaatagccgatctccgacggttccgctctactgcgcaggagacttgcgcctgtgcagtagaacagcccaacagcgatcggctgtttctgcctatctccttgcggagagccgatactgcacctgcgctggagccgggaatgtaaatatttacatccccgctgttcaggcGCCGtggtgggactgaggaggacgggggaagcctcaataagatccggaggcttcccccacccgaggtgagtaacccccggGGAGTttattttcgttacaggttttctttttaaGCTGTGCTTACGTGATCACAGGGACATCAGAGCGCACATAGACTGCACTCTGACGTTTCCACTCATTTACACACAGCTGAACCGCAGCGCATGGTTGCCAGCATTTCCGGGCGATTCGGCTCACGATCACGCTCCTTTTCTTACCCTACAGATTtcatttaaagctttttttttttttttttaatgcgtgtAACATTAACAGTCTCTCTTCATACACCTACTAAAAATGCTTGCACTGGACATACTTGGTCTCATGATGGTggccattttaaagagactctgtaacatcaaaaacctcccctggggggtactcacctcgagtgggggaagcctccggatcctaatgaggcttcccacgccgtcctctgtcccacgggggtctcgctgcagccctccaaacagccggcgacagacccgactgtagcttcaatatttacctttgctggctccagcgggggcactgtggctgctttcggcacggaaatagacgtaaatacccgatctccgtcgggtccgctctactgcgcaggcgccggaaacttgcgtctgcgcagtagagcagacgcgacggcgatcgggtatttccgcctacttcggagccgacagccgtcagagcgcctgcgcaggagccaggaaggtaaatattgacgtcacctctgcacggagggctgcagcgagacccctgagggatggaggacggcgtgggaagcctcattaggatccggaggcttcccccacccgaggtgagtaccccccaggggacgttttgtcgttacagttcctctttaaagcaaacgtgAAGTGAGGAAGCTTGCTTCCGGTTTCATACATACCTACGTAGAGGGacggctctggataccatagagccttcccggtctttGGTCTGCCTCGTCATTCCTGCACTGTCCCCAGCTGAAGTTTCTTGTTCTGTTCTGGACCCCTCGGGCAGCCTTCAGAACTGATCGGATCCCCGAGAAATTCAAAAAATGTACCTCATCCACTAACCTAAactcatgcctgcgcagtacagtgtgCTCCTTTTTTGTAACTATTCAGGGACACAATATAGTTCTGAAGGCTGTCTGAGCAGTGCTGAAGACTGAGCAGAATGAGTAACTTGAACCTTGGTCAGTGCAGGAATGACGAGACCAAGGACCAGGAAGGGTctatatgggatccagagccttctgtctACTTCACGTAAGTACTATGAAAGCTAAGTGAGTTTTCTCATTTCAGCATCCTGTTAAAAGGCTTCCATTCACTGATTGGACTACAGTAGGTTCGCTCAACGTTCTGATTTCTTTCACAATAATTTGTGAAGAGAAGAATGATTGATTAGTGCTCAATACACATCTACTGTATGTCTGATACAAGCCCTTTTCTCCCCTTCACCAAGCTGATGCTGCACATGTTGAGAAACGCTGAATCACATTTATAACTGGAATGCACTTTCTGTCATGCAGTCACATTAATTTGCGTTTGGCAGGCATCAGATGGGGAGCTGAACTGCCGGTCAAGTGTGCAGTTCAGACTCTCATGTGAAAGAGAccaaaggctcggttcacattgaaTGGCAGGCAAAACGGCCCCTTCAGACCGGGGCTGACAGTTCAGCATCTGCTCAGATTGATTTTTGAGTCCAATTCACATCTGGAACAGGTGTTTCCACCATAGTTTTCTATGGGAAACTCATCCGCTATACAGTGAACTGTAGCAgatcaggacgttgcgtttccTTTTGCAATCAGATTGTGTTCTGATGGACATTGTGACTGGATTCTGCTTAATAACATAGCATAACGTTCACCgtttgtttttgtgtttgtgATCCAGGCTCTTctgtgtgaactgagccttagaGTACCGGCAtgattcagtttttttttatttttattttttaaaacaatatttttgatCAGGGTTGGTCaatgaaatacatgttttttcctaGATGATGCAGGGTTACgttaatttatgcagcttgaaaatggactaattacCATATATACTAGAGTATAACCCAACCAAAAAATGGCGGTCTCGGCGTATACTCAGGTCACTAGCtgtgctgacccccccccccccccccccaccagagcaGTATATAGTGATGACATCTGGGTCCTCTCCGGTGTGTTATGCATGGGGTTCCACACAAAGTGTCCTCCGACAGAGCGGCATGTGCAGGGTTTCCCCCATGTTTGCCCTTTGCCTGAAGTTCAGTGTTTACCCTGTCCCCACAGAGAGCAGTATGCGGTGTGTACTCATTTAACCCATGCACAGTGTTCCACAGCGAAGCGTTCACTCTCTGGTTCCTGCTCGTTTCCCCtgcatatacatatgcacagcagATCAACACTCACTAGTTCCTGCGGACAGGATTCTTTAGCTTGTCTGTCGGTCTCAGTgttatgatgccctctagtggtgtcttgCATTATGTATGCCACTGCAGGGGGTCATAGAGATGAGACTGCAACAGGAGGTATTTCCTGCACGTGTTGAATAGGCTGCGGCGTGttgtcgggaatctgcggtgcgacgctgagtagcagcggtagtaattaattaactCGATGGGAAAACGCCGATTCGACGATAAATTGCTCccggtgcgtcgtaccgcaacgcatcgaaacgcagcgtcattgcgttgaaacgcagaaaaccagctgtagtgtgaaaaaaccctcaGAGAGCCTCAGCAGGTCCCGGCCTTTACCATGTACCAActgaattaaccactttacccccagcggtacggatttctccgtccctttttacaCCTTGTtgccaccaagggacggagaaatccgtacctgacgccgctgtccgcgctcgccCGTCCGCACGCCCCTGCGCTCGTGCAcggcgccgcccgctcgcccggagatcaatgaacgggaaaaacctttcccgttcgttgatctctgccccccgcaatgatcagctgcttctacgagaagcagcgatcattgtgagaaaaaaacagtgTCCCAGCCTTCTAACCCtttctgcaagcgtacttcctgtacgcttgcaggtcgcataaacaaaaagttactgtggccatcttgtggccaaatagtaaaactacaccctaaagcatttttcatatacaaatacattacttttacactaaaaattaactcattacctcctacactccccaattattattttttgtaattaaaaaaaaaattacaattaaaaaaaatacataaatagttaccttagggactgaactttttaaatatttatgtcaagaaggtataacactgttactttataaactacgggcttgtaattaaggatggacgcaaaactgcaaaaatgcacctttatttccaaataaaatattggcgccaaacattgtgatagggacataatttaaacggttttataaccgggacaaatgggcaaatacatttcatgggttttaattacagtagcatgcattatttaaaaactataaaggccgaaaactgaaaaataatatttttttcccacattttttcccattttcccattaaaacacatttagaataaaataattcttggcgtaatgtccc
Encoded here:
- the LRRC57 gene encoding leucine-rich repeat-containing protein 57, with amino-acid sequence MGNSALKAHLETAQKTGVFQLTDKGLVEFPEDLQRLCANLRTVDLSNNKIEVLPPMVGKFLVLKSMSLNHNRLSRLPDELCKLKKLENLQLSANQITRLPPDFGQLSALKTLNLSGNQLRAMPPQLCSLRHLDVVDLSKNKIQSIPDEVSGVQAIEINFNQNQISQISAQVSQCPRLKVLRLEENCLEISMLPQSILSDSQISLLAVEGNLFEIKNLRDLEGYDKYMERFTATRKKFV